The Clostridium sporogenes region GTAGTTGAAGGTAAAATAGATTTAGAAAAATTTAAAACAGGTAAGTATATTATTGAAAATCTAGATTCAGATGATAATGGGAGAGTAAGAATTGAAGAAAGCAAATGTAAAATAGGGGATAAGGTTATTGTAAAACTAGAAGATAATATAACTAAAGAATATGAAGTTATGGCAAAAGCAGAGCTTAAATATAAAATGTCTGTTAGATATTCAATTGAAGATAGTAAGCAAATGTGTATTCCATCATCAGAATTTAAAAAAGAAATAAAACAACCATTAATAATGTCTTATGTGTTTGATATAGATGACAAATATGTAGATAAAACGGAAAAGTTTTTGAATGACTATACTAAAACTATTGAACCACAAATGAATTATGAATCAAAACAAAAATATGAAAATGAGTTTAAAAAATTAGAAAATATGTTTTTATTAGTAGGTGGTGTTACTAGTTTAATAATTGGAGTAATTGGAATATTAAATTTTATAAACACTATGCTTACAAGTATAATATCAAGAAGAAGAGAATTTGCAATGTTACAAAGTATAGGTATGACTAATAAACAACTAAATAAGATGTTAATATTAGAGGGAGTTTTTTATGCTTTAGGATCAATAGTTATATCTATAATATTAGGTAGTATAGTATCTTTAACAATTGTTAAAATAATTGGAGGTAGTTTATGGTTTTTTAAATATAAATTTATATTAACTCCAATTTTAATTTTATCACCAATCTTAGTTTTAATATCAATAATAGTTCCTTTTGTTATATATGTAAATGTAAATAAGCAAACTATTGTTGAAAGATTAAGAGAATTAGAATAAGTATTAATATTAAGAGAATGTCTCAAAATAGATTACATTTTCAGACACTCTCTTAATTCCATGGTATAATATGGATATATGAAACGAGTAAATAGAAAAATTAAATGATTAAAATGAGATAGATTAAGTTTTTATAAGAGCAGTTTGTTTATTATAGGGGTGATTCTTTGACAAATATATTAATAATAGAAGATGACAGACTTTTAAATAGAGATATCAAATATGTACTGATGAGGGATAAATATAATGTTATTAGCTCTTATAGTTATGATGAGGGATATAATGAATTTTTAAATAATAATATGGATTTAATATTACTTGATATAAAATTAATGCATAAAAGTGGGCTAAAGCTTTGTGAAAAAATCCGTAAGATTTCAGAGGTACCTATAATTTTTATAACAGCTAATGATACGGATCAAGATATGGTAGATGGTTTTAAAAAAGGATGTGACGACTATATAGCAAAGCCATTTTCTATGGAAATTTTAAGGCAAAGAATTAAGGCAGTATTAAAAAGAACTAATATACAAGATAAAAATATATTTAAGTATAGAGACATAACTATTGATTATAATATGATGATTTTAAAAAAATGTGAAAAAATAATAAAGTTAACTACAACAGAATATAAGATTGTAGAATTACTCACTAAGAATAAAAATCAGGTTATGCCTCGAAAAATAATATTAGAAAAATTATGGGATGCTAATGGTAATTTTGTAGATGAAAATGCATTAAGTGTAAATATTCGTAGACTCAGACAAAAGATAGAGGACAACCCTAAAAAACCTAAGTACGTAATTACTATATTTGGAACTGGATATACATGGGGTGAGGTTTAATGAAATTTAATTTTAAAATAGCTTTATATTTTTTTGTGATAGTGTTTTGTTGTATTTTCTTTGATTTATATACATGGTTTAAGTATAAAAATATAAATTTTATGATATTGATTATAATATTTTCAATTTTAATGATAGTGTTATCTGTAATATTTATATATGTTTTAAAGAAATACATGGAACATATCCTAGTCCAACTTTCAGAGGTTATTGAATCTATTACAGATATGAATGAGAATGAAGTTTTTTCTGTTTTAAATGACGATATGTTATCAAAGTTACAATCTCAGGTTATTAAATTAACTAATATACTAAAAGCACAAAATAGAAGAATAAAACATGAGAGAGATGAGATAAAATCTTTAATTTCAGATATTTCACATCAACTAAAAACTCCTTTGTCAAATTTAAAACTGTACTATGAAATTTTACAAGATACTTCAATTCCCAAAGAGGAATATAATGAATTTAATTTTAATATGAAAAGTCAAATTGAAAAGCTAAGTTTTTTGCTTGAAAGTATGATTAAAATGTCACGGCTTGAAAGTGGTATAATTAAACTAACTCCTAATAAAGTAAGCATAAGAGATGTTTGTTTAATTGCAATAAAGCAAGTATATAAAAAAGCAAAAGATAAAAATATAGAAATTAAGTTTAATATTGGAGAAGATATTGTTTTAAATGTTGATAAAAATTGGACCACAGAAGCTATGTTTAACATTATAGATAATGCCGTGAAATATACAAATAATAATGGAACGATTGTAGTTGATAGTACAAAACATGAAATGTTTGTAAGAATAGATATAAAAGATAATGGAATAGGCATAGATGAAAAAGAAATAAATAGTATTTTTAAAAGATTTTATAGGGGTAAAGGCAGTGAAAATGAGGAAGGAGTAGGTATAGGATTATATTTATCAAGACAAATTATAGAAAAACAAAATGGATA contains the following coding sequences:
- a CDS encoding response regulator transcription factor, giving the protein MTNILIIEDDRLLNRDIKYVLMRDKYNVISSYSYDEGYNEFLNNNMDLILLDIKLMHKSGLKLCEKIRKISEVPIIFITANDTDQDMVDGFKKGCDDYIAKPFSMEILRQRIKAVLKRTNIQDKNIFKYRDITIDYNMMILKKCEKIIKLTTTEYKIVELLTKNKNQVMPRKIILEKLWDANGNFVDENALSVNIRRLRQKIEDNPKKPKYVITIFGTGYTWGEV
- a CDS encoding sensor histidine kinase; this encodes MKFNFKIALYFFVIVFCCIFFDLYTWFKYKNINFMILIIIFSILMIVLSVIFIYVLKKYMEHILVQLSEVIESITDMNENEVFSVLNDDMLSKLQSQVIKLTNILKAQNRRIKHERDEIKSLISDISHQLKTPLSNLKLYYEILQDTSIPKEEYNEFNFNMKSQIEKLSFLLESMIKMSRLESGIIKLTPNKVSIRDVCLIAIKQVYKKAKDKNIEIKFNIGEDIVLNVDKNWTTEAMFNIIDNAVKYTNNNGTIVVDSTKHEMFVRIDIKDNGIGIDEKEINSIFKRFYRGKGSENEEGVGIGLYLSRQIIEKQNGYIKVKSKLQDGTIFSIFIPC